In one window of Desulfovibrio sp. DNA:
- a CDS encoding hybrid sensor histidine kinase/response regulator produces MRVLIVDDESAFAGPLAQRLSLRGMETRTAHDAGEALKVLHDWPAELVFLDVGLPGMDGVALLKIMREKHPQTDVVMLSGAADMGKAVQAMRRGAFNWLSKPVDLEQVLEECRKAQERAAVRQEAARLAEAARWRSLGRVAEGVAHEVNNPLNIVVQAAGLIKDCLEEPEAQALPDIDELREAVNTIRTQSLRVREITRKLLMVGHGLDARTGPLDVAAIIGEVTELLRHRIDATGLQCLVDLSGARLPEEQRQADDLTVEDELRPWGSAPELRQIFLHLFENALDAMPHGGVVRVTAKVRRDGQGRSWYDLLVADTGPGIAPDIMPHIFEPFFSSRALQSGCGSHDQYHDSPSGSAMRPGSAAQSHMGRYAGLGLAVARSLAHARGGELSAANSQEGGAVFCLSLPLAQMPSATGQAAGDRSPGGGL; encoded by the coding sequence ATGCGCGTGCTGATTGTTGATGACGAGTCGGCGTTTGCCGGGCCTCTGGCCCAGCGTCTGAGCCTGCGCGGCATGGAAACGCGCACGGCCCATGATGCCGGTGAAGCCTTGAAGGTTTTGCACGACTGGCCTGCGGAACTGGTGTTTCTTGATGTGGGCCTGCCCGGCATGGACGGTGTGGCGCTGCTCAAGATCATGCGCGAAAAACACCCGCAGACGGATGTGGTCATGCTCTCCGGGGCCGCAGATATGGGCAAGGCGGTGCAGGCCATGCGCCGGGGGGCTTTCAACTGGCTTTCCAAGCCCGTAGACCTTGAACAGGTGCTGGAAGAATGCCGCAAGGCGCAAGAGCGCGCAGCCGTCCGGCAGGAAGCAGCCCGGCTGGCGGAAGCCGCGCGCTGGCGCAGCCTGGGCCGCGTGGCGGAAGGTGTGGCCCACGAGGTGAACAACCCGCTGAATATCGTGGTGCAGGCCGCCGGGCTCATCAAGGACTGCCTGGAGGAGCCAGAGGCGCAGGCCCTGCCGGATATTGACGAGCTGCGCGAGGCCGTCAACACCATCCGCACGCAAAGCCTGCGCGTGCGCGAGATAACCCGCAAGCTGCTCATGGTCGGGCATGGGCTGGACGCGCGCACGGGCCCCCTGGACGTCGCGGCCATCATTGGCGAAGTTACGGAGCTGTTGCGCCACAGGATTGATGCCACCGGCCTGCAGTGTCTGGTTGATCTTTCAGGCGCCCGCCTGCCTGAGGAGCAACGCCAGGCGGACGACCTGACCGTCGAAGACGAGTTGCGGCCCTGGGGGTCTGCGCCGGAGTTGCGGCAAATATTTTTGCATCTGTTTGAAAATGCTCTGGATGCCATGCCCCACGGCGGTGTTGTGCGCGTAACGGCCAAGGTAAGGCGTGACGGCCAGGGCAGGAGCTGGTATGATTTACTGGTGGCTGACACCGGGCCTGGCATAGCGCCGGACATAATGCCCCATATTTTTGAACCGTTCTTCAGTTCGCGTGCCCTTCAAAGCGGATGCGGCAGTCATGACCAATACCATGACAGTCCCAGCGGCAGCGCCATGCGCCCCGGCTCTGCAGCACAATCCCATATGGGCCGCTATGCGGGTCTCGGCCTTGCCGTGGCCCGTTCACTGGCGCACGCGCGCGGTGGTGAACTCTCCGCCGCAAACAGCCAGGAAGGCGGGGCAGTCTTCTGCCTCAGTCTCCCCTTGGCGCAAATGCCCTCAGCCACCGGTCAGGCTGCGGGCGACCGCT
- a CDS encoding response regulator, whose amino-acid sequence MTKEDIKILLVDDEKQFVDTLAERLAMRGFAARVAYDGPEALQAVEQATDVIVLDLRMPGMDGFEVLRNVKKSNPQVQVIILTGHGGDAEEQTAYRMGAYNFLRKPMDIDELLSSIRMAYRDKLENAMVAVSLAEGGDFDSARDVMNEKDIMQDHEK is encoded by the coding sequence ATGACCAAGGAAGACATCAAAATTCTGCTGGTGGACGATGAAAAGCAGTTCGTGGATACGCTGGCCGAGCGCCTTGCCATGCGTGGCTTTGCTGCAAGGGTGGCTTATGATGGCCCTGAAGCCCTGCAGGCGGTGGAGCAGGCCACGGACGTCATAGTGCTTGACCTGCGCATGCCCGGCATGGACGGCTTTGAAGTGCTGCGCAATGTGAAAAAGAGCAACCCGCAGGTGCAGGTGATCATCCTGACCGGGCACGGCGGCGATGCCGAAGAGCAGACCGCCTACCGTATGGGCGCGTACAATTTCCTGCGCAAGCCCATGGACATTGACGAACTGCTCAGCAGCATCCGCATGGCCTACCGCGACAAGCTGGAAAACGCCATGGTGGCGGTATCGCTGGCAGAAGGCGGCGATTTTGATTCCGCCCGCGATGTCATGAATGAAAAGGATATTATGCAGGATCACGAAAAATAG
- a CDS encoding HAMP domain-containing histidine kinase has product MNTSQCTARLLASAVHDMRNVLAVIRESAGLAQDLAALADSSAARNGGGALAGKQRLEAALAEAQRSVGQGAALAEAMDYLAQSGGAESGEHSGPCDLARVNRSFCLLAGRQARAAQIGLVSGECSEPVWASVPPMDVLRALLEIFDLCASVGGQVQLRFTAGRRQKEEGIVVEVLEGANRELALAAMTGSPMLSGMRPGWRAALMPWREQGPRFFLSLSACDSDAA; this is encoded by the coding sequence ATGAATACCAGTCAATGTACGGCCCGCCTGCTGGCGTCAGCAGTGCACGACATGCGCAACGTGCTTGCGGTGATTCGTGAATCCGCCGGTCTTGCACAGGATCTGGCGGCCCTGGCTGACTCTTCCGCCGCCAGGAACGGCGGCGGCGCTTTGGCGGGAAAACAGCGGCTTGAAGCCGCCCTGGCCGAGGCGCAACGCTCTGTAGGGCAGGGAGCCGCCCTGGCCGAGGCCATGGACTATCTGGCCCAGTCCGGCGGTGCGGAAAGCGGCGAACACAGCGGCCCGTGTGATCTGGCCCGCGTGAACCGCAGCTTTTGCCTGCTGGCAGGCCGTCAGGCCCGCGCGGCGCAAATCGGCCTTGTGAGCGGCGAATGCTCGGAGCCAGTGTGGGCGTCTGTGCCGCCCATGGACGTGCTGCGCGCCCTGCTTGAAATTTTCGACCTCTGCGCTTCGGTGGGCGGTCAGGTGCAACTGCGTTTCACCGCCGGACGTCGCCAGAAGGAAGAAGGTATTGTGGTGGAAGTGCTGGAAGGAGCCAACAGGGAATTGGCTCTGGCTGCCATGACGGGCAGTCCCATGCTCAGCGGCATGCGCCCCGGCTGGCGGGCCGCGCTCATGCCCTGGCGAGAGCAGGGGCCGCGCTTCTTTCTTTCACTTTCCGCCTGCGACTCAGATGCAGCATAA